The proteins below are encoded in one region of Hordeum vulgare subsp. vulgare chromosome 3H, MorexV3_pseudomolecules_assembly, whole genome shotgun sequence:
- the LOC123444373 gene encoding probable 3-hydroxyisobutyrate dehydrogenase-like 1, mitochondrial: protein MLASISRSLARRRPRLPLATATAAATAAMSSSDTAGSVADHPISPDTTRIGWVGTGVMGQSMAGHLLAAGYALTVYNRTPSKAQGLVSSGARLVDSPRAAAAAADVIFLMVGFPSDVRSTSLDASTGALAGLAPGGVLVDMTTSDPTLAAEIAAAAAGAGCAAVDAPVSGGDRGARNACLSIFAGGDAAVVARLAPLFKLMGNALYMGGPGAGQRAKLGNQIAIASTMVGLVEGMVYAHKAGLDVGKWLEAISTGAAGSKSLDLYGKRMLERDMAAGFYVRHFVKDLGICLSECQTMGLALPGLALAHQLYVSLLAHGEGGLGTQALILAVERLNNTCLDKKGE, encoded by the coding sequence ATGCTCGCCTCCATCTCCCGATCTCTCGCTCGCCGCCGCCCGCGCCTCCCGcttgccaccgccaccgccgccgccacagcAGCCATGTCGTCGTCCGACACCGCCGGGAGCGTCGCCGACCATCCGATCTCTCCGGATACCACACGTATCGGCTGGGTGGGGACGGGCGTCATGGGCCAGTCCATGGCCGGCCACCTCCTCGCCGCCGGCTACGCGCTCACCGTATACAACCGCACGCCCTCCAAGGCCCAGGGCCTCGTCTCTAGCGGCGCCCGCCTCGTGGACAGCCCACGCGCCGCCGCGGCCGCCGCTGACGTCATCTTCCTCATGGTCGGCTTCCCCTCCGACGTCCGCTCCACGTCCCTCGACGCCTCCACGGGCGCTCTGGCCGGCCTCGCCCCAGGCGGCGTCCTCGTCGACATGACCACCTCCGACCccaccctcgccgccgagatAGCCGCGGCCGCGGCGGGCGCCGGCTGCGCCGCAGTGGACGCCCCCGTGTCAGGCGGCGACCGGGGCGCCCGCAACGCATGCCTCTCGATCTTCGCCGGCGGCGACGCGGCCGTGGTGGCCCGCCTGGCGCCCCTCTTCAAGCTGATGGGCAACGCCCTGTACATGGGCGGGCCGGGCGCGGGGCAGCGCGCGAAGCTGGGCAACCAGATCGCCATCGCGTCCACCATGGTGGGGCTGGTGGAGGGCATGGTGTACGCGCACAAGGCCGGGCTGGACGTGGGCAAGTGGCTGGAGGCCATCTCCACGGGCGCCGCGGGGTCCAAGTCGCTGGACCTGTACGGGAAGCGGATGCTGGAGCGCGACATGGCGGCTGGGTTCTACGTCCGGCACTTCGTCAAGGACCTCGGGATCTGCCTGTCCGAGTGCCAGACCATGGGGCTGGCGCTGCCGGGGCTCGCGCTCGCGCACCAGCTCTACGTGTCGCTGCTTGCCCACGGTGAGGGCGGGCTCGGCACGCAGGCGCTGATACTGGCCGTCGAGCGGCTCAACAACACTTGCCTTGACAAGAAAGGCGAGTGA